One Papaver somniferum cultivar HN1 chromosome 10, ASM357369v1, whole genome shotgun sequence genomic window carries:
- the LOC113316936 gene encoding probable inositol transporter 2, which yields MIVACIPAILQFTLVLPSLPESPAWLYVMDRKRDDIAEALRIIYYDEKDVVKEINALKLCHRKDENESLNEKGQHHRSPFMKAWSSGVVRKQLAYGVSLQVIQQSVGINALMCCIPFVIRMWGVNGSSVIPIHDHITCKKYTLLNIYGHINIIAAISSVCFSARCRKKGFNSALGVLQFAACVLIFIFMAAPAINTSTSATINRSNNGSSYYNWKPFADSGNLPSSWSHRLSQEQDIPPGAVSWDCLACVRKFTEPLPWFRAEFPEDREGRFPCPRSLYWLFAADMLCVHIFFVSSELDTFPWTVNSKVYATEIRGLCGAIATMANWISFLVVSLVFFNLVRFLGPLFTLLVLCFIAYFGRKFIESFA from the exons ATGATAGTAGCATGCATTCCAGCTATACTACAGTTTACGTTGGTACTACCATCGCTTCCTGAATCGCCCGCTTGGCTCTACGTAATG GACAGGAAAAGAGATGATATTGCCGAAGCTTTGAGAATAATTTACTATGATGAAAAGGATGTCGTGAAGGAGATTAATGCCTTGAAATTGTGTCATCGTAAGGATGAAAATGAGTCCCTGAATGAGAAAGGGCAGCATCATAGGTCCCCATTCATGAAAGCATGGAGTAGTGGTGTAGTTCGTAAACAACTTGCGTACGGCGTTAGTCTACAAGTTATCCAACAATCTGTTGGTATTAACGCATTAATGTGTTGCATTCCTTTTGTAATTCGAATGTGGGGGGTTAATGGAAGTTCCGTAATTCCCATCCATGACCACATTACATGCAAAAAGTACACGCTCTTAAACATATATGGTCACATCAATATTATTGCTGCCATTTCCAGCGTATGTTTCAGTGCACGTTGTAGGAAAAAAGGATTTAACAGTGCACTTGGTGTCTTGCAATTTGCGGCTTGTGTGTTGATTTTTATATTCATGGCGGCACCTGCTATTAATACGAGTACATCCGCAACCATAAACCGGAGCAATAATGGAAGCTCGTATTACAATTGGAAACCTTTTGCTGATTCAGGAAACCTACCATCTTCATGGAGTCACCGTTTATCTCAGGAACAG GATATACCACCAGGTGCAGTTTCATGGGATTGTTTGGCTTGCGTGAGAAAATTTACCGAACCTCTACCTTGGTTTCGTGCG GAGTTTCCCGAAGATCGTGAAGGAAGATTTCCTTGCCCCCGATCATTATACTGGTTATTTGCAGCTGATATGCTTTGTGTCCATATTTTCTTTGTGTCATCAGAGTTAGATACCTTCCCATGGACTGTTAACTCAAAAGTATACGCCACAGAAATTAGAGGTTTATGTGGAGCGATAGCAACGATGGCCAATTGGATTTCTTTTCTGGTTGTAAGCTTAGTGTTCTTTAACTTAGTCAGATTTTTAGGCCCTCTCTTTACTCttctggtgctgtgttttattgCCTACTTTGGTAGGAAGTTTATCGAGTCATTTGCATAA
- the LOC113315882 gene encoding uncharacterized protein LOC113315882 produces MDNCNPILTPIEERLKLTKVGTSELVNPTDFKCLVGYLRYLTATRPDIMYAVGFVSRFMESPRQSHLHAAKRILRYVKGTTSLGIFYTVSEDPKLVGFTDSDWAEDTEGRGSTSGYGF; encoded by the coding sequence atggataattgtaatccaatTTTAACACCAATAGAAGAAAGATTGAAGTTGACTAAAGTTGGAACATCAGAGCTAGTAAATCCAACAGATTTTAAATGTCTTGTTGGATATCTCAGATATTTGActgctacaagacctgatatcatgTATGCAGTTGGTTTCGTTAGCAGATTTATGGAGTCACCAAGACAATCTCATTTACATGCTGCAAAACGTATTCTAAGATATGTCAAAGGAACAACTAGTTTGGGAATATTTTATACTGTTTCAGAAGATCCAAAGTTGGTTGGTTTcactgatagtgattgggctgaAGATACAGAAGGAAGAGGAAGTACATCAGGTTATGGATTTTAG